A genomic region of Micromonospora sp. NBC_01796 contains the following coding sequences:
- a CDS encoding FG-GAP-like repeat-containing protein has product MWGKRLAVVAIAAAMAAVGGVAPAAWAGGQGEPMIGDLNHDGLVDQAMLESAPSLSRAPLLDCTVSVRLGKSGGGYLPPKQYPYLTLDGAEANCPDLGVAVDLGGNDSIELVLAWFGGRPHPIEHDLLILENFKPSAGFDAIFQPSFIGLADFNGDGRQDVYQWTDQGDGFSTYLNTPDGGLTPGPIAWCSGRPQYTLADFNGNGAMDVVIAYVEGCADYFSGVVAIRDDGVAWHLQGDPYGDHSWTVRVQNTNGDRIPDVVTRDTATGEVTYFVGNGDGSFVKTPKAAADKVSVSNRKKTSIQVLTNDAASRQAKITIVTAPRYGTVRVTSDRTVVFTPNSKTGKTDRFVYRLTDQGRSSEAAVSVRITH; this is encoded by the coding sequence ATGTGGGGAAAGCGCTTAGCGGTGGTGGCCATCGCGGCGGCCATGGCCGCCGTGGGTGGGGTGGCACCCGCCGCGTGGGCCGGGGGTCAGGGTGAACCCATGATCGGGGACCTCAACCACGACGGGTTGGTCGACCAGGCCATGTTGGAGAGCGCTCCGTCACTCAGTCGCGCCCCGTTGCTCGACTGCACGGTCTCGGTACGCCTGGGCAAGTCCGGCGGCGGGTACCTGCCGCCGAAGCAGTACCCGTACCTCACCCTGGACGGGGCGGAGGCCAACTGCCCCGACCTGGGGGTGGCCGTGGACCTCGGCGGGAACGACAGCATCGAACTCGTCCTCGCCTGGTTCGGGGGCCGTCCCCATCCGATCGAGCACGACCTGCTGATCCTGGAGAACTTCAAACCCTCGGCCGGCTTCGACGCGATCTTCCAGCCCAGCTTCATCGGACTGGCCGACTTCAACGGCGACGGCCGCCAGGACGTCTACCAGTGGACCGACCAGGGCGACGGGTTCAGCACCTACCTGAACACCCCCGACGGCGGGCTGACCCCGGGCCCGATCGCCTGGTGCTCCGGCCGCCCGCAGTACACCCTCGCCGACTTCAACGGCAACGGGGCGATGGACGTGGTCATCGCCTACGTGGAGGGCTGCGCGGACTACTTCTCCGGGGTGGTGGCGATCCGTGACGACGGGGTGGCCTGGCACCTGCAGGGCGACCCGTACGGGGACCACTCGTGGACAGTCAGGGTGCAGAACACCAACGGCGACCGCATCCCCGACGTGGTGACCAGGGACACCGCGACCGGTGAGGTCACGTACTTCGTCGGCAACGGCGACGGCAGTTTCGTCAAGACCCCCAAGGCGGCCGCGGACAAGGTCAGCGTGAGCAACCGGAAGAAGACCAGCATCCAGGTGCTCACCAACGACGCCGCCAGCAGGCAGGCGAAGATCACGATCGTCACCGCGCCGAGGTACGGCACGGTACGGGTCACCAGCGACCGGACCGTGGTCTTCACCCCGAACAGCAAGACCGGCAAGACCGATCGGTTCGTCTACCGGCTGACCGACCAGGGCCGCAGTTCCGAGGCCGCGGTCTCAGTCAGGATCACCCACTGA
- a CDS encoding alpha/beta hydrolase → MSTAIRASSILPARREEIELHTADGLRLVGELALPADRPPVATLVCLHPLPTHGGMMDSHVLRKAAWRLPALADLAVLRFNTRGTGSVQGTSEGTFDNGVAERYDVAAAIEYAEFAELPDIWLLGWSFGTDLTLRYGCDPGVTGAILLSPPLRFSSPADLTVWAESGKPLTALVPEFDDYLRPDEARRRFGVIPQAEVVGVPGAKHLWVGDAETVLDEVVRRVNPAVPVPLPSSWDGPMTSGDASAYADRTVAAFGERPVGPRPTDQTPGAAG, encoded by the coding sequence GTGAGCACAGCGATCCGCGCGTCGTCCATCCTGCCCGCGCGGCGGGAAGAGATCGAACTGCACACCGCCGACGGGCTGCGCCTGGTCGGCGAGCTGGCCCTGCCGGCCGACCGGCCACCGGTGGCCACCCTGGTCTGTCTGCACCCGCTGCCCACCCACGGCGGGATGATGGACAGCCACGTGCTGCGCAAGGCCGCCTGGCGGCTGCCCGCCCTGGCCGACCTGGCCGTGCTCCGGTTCAACACCCGGGGCACCGGCAGCGTGCAGGGCACCAGCGAGGGCACCTTCGACAACGGCGTCGCGGAACGGTACGACGTCGCCGCCGCGATCGAGTACGCGGAGTTCGCCGAACTGCCCGACATCTGGCTCCTCGGCTGGTCCTTCGGCACCGACCTGACCCTCAGGTACGGCTGCGACCCGGGGGTGACCGGGGCGATCCTGCTCTCCCCGCCGCTGCGCTTCTCCTCCCCTGCGGACCTGACCGTCTGGGCCGAGTCCGGCAAGCCGCTCACCGCCCTGGTCCCCGAGTTCGACGACTACCTCCGCCCGGACGAGGCACGCCGCCGGTTCGGGGTGATTCCGCAGGCCGAGGTGGTCGGGGTCCCCGGAGCCAAGCACCTCTGGGTCGGCGACGCCGAGACCGTACTCGACGAGGTGGTCCGACGGGTCAACCCGGCCGTACCGGTCCCGCTGCCGTCGAGTTGGGACGGTCCGATGACCTCCGGCGACGCCAGCGCGTACGCCGACCGTACGGTGGCGGCCTTCGGTGAGCGGCCGGTGGGACCGCGCCCGACCGACCAGACTCCGGGTGCGGCGGGCTGA
- a CDS encoding glycosyltransferase family 2 protein produces MSPAVSVVIVSYQTRDLILRALATLRTASPSGSYEVVVVDNASTDGSADAVTAEFPEVRVVRLARNVGFGRAVNVGAARARGTWILLLNPDTEPVGDVIGEFVAYARAHPEHRVYTGRTLHEDHTDDGRSAFALPSLWGYVCFATGLSTVFRRSRLFNPEELPGLDRSVPAPVPAASGCLLLLQRSLFAELGGFLPDYFMYSEDIDLCHRATLLGASPVLVPGARVVHVGGASSTGVGKRVMLLRGKTTYLRLRWPRRRAAVGRALLATGVAVRAAGARLTGRAGYWREVWAERRTWLAGWPAGAELPAVEVVEPRASAN; encoded by the coding sequence ATGAGCCCGGCGGTCAGTGTTGTCATCGTCTCGTACCAGACCCGTGACCTGATCCTGCGTGCGTTGGCCACCCTCCGTACGGCGAGCCCGTCCGGGTCGTACGAGGTGGTCGTGGTCGACAACGCGTCGACCGACGGTTCGGCGGACGCGGTGACGGCGGAGTTTCCCGAGGTACGGGTGGTCCGACTGGCCCGCAACGTCGGCTTCGGCCGGGCGGTGAACGTCGGCGCGGCCCGTGCCCGGGGCACCTGGATCCTGCTGCTCAACCCCGACACCGAGCCGGTCGGCGACGTCATCGGCGAGTTCGTCGCGTACGCCCGCGCGCACCCGGAGCACCGCGTCTACACCGGCCGTACGCTGCACGAAGACCACACCGACGACGGCCGCTCGGCGTTCGCCCTGCCCTCGCTCTGGGGCTACGTCTGCTTCGCGACCGGGCTCTCCACCGTGTTCCGCCGGTCCCGGCTGTTCAATCCGGAGGAGTTGCCCGGACTGGACCGCTCGGTGCCCGCACCGGTTCCGGCGGCGTCCGGCTGCCTGCTGCTGTTGCAGCGCTCGCTCTTCGCCGAACTGGGCGGCTTCCTCCCGGACTACTTCATGTACAGCGAGGACATCGACCTGTGCCACCGGGCCACCCTGCTCGGGGCGTCCCCGGTCCTGGTGCCCGGTGCCCGGGTGGTGCACGTCGGCGGGGCGTCCTCGACCGGCGTCGGCAAGCGGGTGATGCTGCTCCGCGGCAAGACCACGTACCTGCGGCTGCGCTGGCCACGGCGGCGGGCGGCGGTCGGACGGGCGCTGCTGGCCACCGGGGTGGCGGTACGCGCCGCCGGTGCCCGGCTCACCGGACGGGCGGGTTACTGGCGCGAGGTCTGGGCCGAGCGGCGTACCTGGTTGGCCGGCTGGCCGGCCGGGGCGGAACTGCCCGCGGTGGAGGTCGTCGAGCCTCGGGCCAGCGCAAACTGA
- a CDS encoding glycosyltransferase family 2 protein: protein MTSVVIAAHNEAAVLPRCLRRLLDGAAPGEFEVLVVANGCTDATAEAARSVPGVQVVELVEASKAAALNAGDEAATRFPRIYLDADIELSAAGARTLASAVTADTLLAAAPARRLDVSGRPLAVRGYYAINSRLPAFRDALFGRGAIVLSAAGRARFDRFPGLVADDLFLDSLFEVGEKREIGAVTTVVATPRQTRDLLRRLGRVRAGNAAMRATDNRVRRARRASWLVDVVLPRPWLLPAGVCYAALTVLAGIAGRRNATQQGWGRDESSRTPVEGTSR from the coding sequence GTGACCAGCGTGGTGATCGCCGCACACAACGAGGCGGCGGTGCTTCCCCGGTGCCTGCGCCGGCTGCTCGACGGTGCAGCGCCGGGTGAGTTCGAGGTGCTCGTGGTGGCCAACGGCTGCACCGACGCGACCGCCGAGGCGGCCCGGTCGGTGCCCGGCGTACAGGTCGTGGAACTGGTCGAGGCGTCCAAGGCGGCGGCGCTGAACGCCGGCGACGAGGCCGCCACCCGGTTTCCCCGGATCTACCTCGACGCGGACATCGAACTCTCCGCGGCCGGTGCCCGGACCCTCGCCTCGGCGGTCACCGCCGATACCCTGCTGGCCGCCGCCCCGGCCCGGCGGTTGGACGTGTCCGGCCGCCCGCTGGCGGTACGCGGCTACTACGCGATCAACTCGCGGCTGCCCGCGTTCCGGGACGCGCTCTTCGGTCGTGGCGCCATCGTCCTCTCCGCCGCCGGTCGGGCCCGGTTCGACCGGTTCCCCGGCCTGGTCGCGGACGACCTCTTCCTGGACTCGCTCTTCGAGGTGGGCGAGAAGCGGGAGATCGGGGCGGTGACCACGGTGGTGGCCACCCCGCGGCAGACCCGGGACCTGCTCCGCCGGCTCGGCCGGGTCCGCGCCGGCAACGCCGCCATGCGGGCCACCGACAACCGGGTACGCCGGGCCAGGCGCGCCTCCTGGCTGGTCGACGTGGTGCTGCCGCGCCCGTGGCTGCTGCCGGCCGGGGTCTGTTACGCGGCGCTGACCGTCCTGGCCGGGATCGCCGGCCGACGAAACGCCACCCAACAGGGCTGGGGACGGGACGAGTCCAGTCGCACCCCGGTGGAAGGAACCTCCCGATGA
- a CDS encoding glycosyltransferase — MTGIDILMITYDRPEYVRLSLPHLLGTCPPDARVWLWHNGTDRATLDAVEELRHHPRVHRFHHSEVNAGLREPTNWLWREATGDYLSKVDDDCLPDPTWISTLRRAHDDVPQFGVIGTWRFPDEDVDDSLVAAKLAEYPGGHRLLRNHWVQGSGYLLKREVIRQVGPLAEQDTFTTWCLRAARLGWVNGWYHPFLPEDHMDDPRSPHTIYLTDADFMARRPLSAKRTGVTTVAEWTEQMRHSARVVQAAPLDLREYQGWRRRRRTVTRRIRLALTGRAPW; from the coding sequence GTGACCGGTATCGACATTCTCATGATCACGTACGACCGGCCGGAGTACGTCCGGCTCTCGCTGCCGCACCTGCTCGGCACCTGCCCCCCGGACGCCCGGGTCTGGCTCTGGCACAACGGCACCGACCGGGCGACCCTCGACGCGGTCGAGGAGCTGCGCCACCACCCGAGGGTGCACCGGTTCCACCACAGCGAGGTCAACGCCGGGCTGCGTGAGCCGACCAACTGGCTCTGGCGGGAGGCGACCGGCGACTACCTGAGCAAGGTGGACGACGACTGCCTGCCCGACCCGACCTGGATCTCGACCCTGCGCCGGGCGCACGACGACGTACCGCAGTTCGGGGTGATCGGCACCTGGCGGTTCCCGGACGAGGACGTGGACGACAGCCTGGTCGCCGCGAAGCTGGCCGAGTACCCGGGCGGGCACCGGCTGCTGCGCAACCACTGGGTGCAGGGCAGCGGTTACCTGCTCAAGCGCGAGGTGATCCGCCAGGTGGGTCCGCTGGCCGAGCAGGACACCTTCACCACCTGGTGCCTGCGCGCCGCCCGGCTCGGCTGGGTCAACGGCTGGTACCACCCGTTCCTGCCCGAGGACCACATGGACGATCCGCGCAGCCCGCACACCATCTACCTGACCGACGCCGACTTCATGGCCCGCCGCCCCCTGTCGGCGAAGCGGACCGGGGTCACGACGGTTGCCGAGTGGACCGAGCAGATGCGCCACTCCGCCCGGGTGGTCCAGGCCGCCCCGCTCGACCTGCGGGAATACCAGGGGTGGCGGCGGCGACGGCGTACGGTCACCCGCCGGATCCGGCTCGCCCTGACCGGACGGGCACCCTGGTGA
- a CDS encoding O-antigen ligase family protein — protein MPTYLSSRRSATVYDGVTPGVRHFPDATAVLIASVLLAYLLPARLIFPPLTTLGRPGVIIGFFLIVWWGLTRLHPTLVTRGQQPMRWALAFYLATMGVSYIAGEARGMSVLEANSADRTILMALAGAGVMLAAADGVLTRERIDHVLRALAWGSTVMALFALAQFILRVDFTTYLKLPPLLTFQKDLIGFDARGGGGLVRVAGTAGHYIEFSVLMVIGLVVAIHYARFSDNRRGRQIYGTLAMIQAAVIPISLSRTGVLALGAAILLFILVWPLRTTFNVLVIGFFLAALIQVGKPGLLATLRALLFAGENDPSVQGRLEDYAFVAPYIKERPWFGRGVGTWLPELYQLLDNQWLVTLVSTGIVGVAGLAMFFLVGIVVAGRVRRFAASERDRDLAAVLAVTIGVAAVSAFTFDALYFTTYFITVHLLLGLAGALWRLTRAERINSSGAS, from the coding sequence GTGCCCACGTACCTTTCCTCGCGACGATCCGCCACGGTGTACGACGGCGTCACTCCGGGCGTACGCCACTTCCCGGACGCGACCGCCGTACTGATCGCCTCCGTCCTGCTCGCCTACCTGCTGCCCGCCCGGCTGATCTTCCCGCCGCTGACCACGCTCGGTCGGCCGGGCGTCATCATCGGGTTCTTCCTGATCGTCTGGTGGGGCCTGACCCGGCTGCACCCCACCCTGGTCACCCGGGGCCAGCAGCCGATGCGCTGGGCTCTGGCGTTCTACCTGGCCACGATGGGTGTGTCGTACATCGCGGGCGAGGCGCGGGGCATGTCGGTGCTGGAGGCGAACAGCGCGGACCGGACCATCCTGATGGCGTTGGCCGGGGCGGGTGTGATGCTCGCGGCGGCCGACGGGGTCCTCACCCGGGAGCGGATCGACCACGTGCTCCGGGCGCTGGCCTGGGGCTCGACGGTGATGGCGCTCTTCGCGCTGGCCCAGTTCATCCTCCGGGTGGACTTCACCACCTATCTCAAGCTGCCACCGCTGCTGACCTTCCAGAAGGACCTGATCGGCTTCGACGCCCGCGGTGGCGGCGGGCTGGTCCGGGTCGCCGGTACGGCCGGGCACTACATCGAGTTCAGCGTGCTGATGGTGATCGGGCTGGTGGTCGCGATCCACTACGCCCGCTTCTCCGACAACCGGCGCGGCCGGCAGATCTACGGCACCCTCGCCATGATCCAGGCGGCGGTCATCCCGATCTCGCTGTCCCGTACCGGGGTGCTCGCCCTCGGCGCCGCGATCCTGCTGTTCATCCTGGTCTGGCCGCTGCGCACCACGTTCAACGTACTGGTGATCGGGTTTTTCCTCGCGGCGCTGATCCAGGTCGGCAAGCCGGGTCTGCTCGCCACCCTGCGCGCACTGCTGTTCGCCGGTGAGAACGACCCGAGCGTGCAGGGCCGGCTGGAGGACTACGCGTTCGTCGCGCCGTACATCAAGGAACGGCCGTGGTTCGGCCGGGGCGTCGGCACCTGGTTACCCGAGCTGTACCAGTTGCTCGACAACCAGTGGCTGGTCACCCTGGTCAGCACCGGCATCGTCGGGGTGGCCGGGTTGGCGATGTTCTTCCTGGTCGGCATCGTGGTCGCCGGCCGGGTACGCCGGTTCGCCGCCAGCGAGCGGGACCGGGACCTGGCCGCCGTCCTGGCGGTGACGATCGGCGTGGCGGCGGTCTCCGCCTTCACCTTCGACGCCCTCTACTTCACGACCTACTTCATCACGGTGCATCTGCTGCTCGGCCTCGCCGGGGCGCTGTGGCGGCTGACCAGGGCCGAACGCATCAACTCCAGCGGGGCGTCATGA
- a CDS encoding Wzz/FepE/Etk N-terminal domain-containing protein translates to MDLLDLLKLMFRRWYVTTPVVVLTLAAAFTLSVVIQPEYKTSAAVLLVPPTTSPAAPAPNASPQPGNPWLRVGENAMAQAVQISISAHEARAKVEAAGGNSEYEVGLVNRSPILTIDVTAASHGEALATVTAVTKLVGDEVAGKQAEYKPKAGEQITTQVLDPGLNIVQSRSNVLRAQIVVIAIGLLLAAAAAVGYDAIVRRRERARRDDRHGTRPSMAWNAGQATVGGARRPIPGPKGSMDSSDATQVVGNLGAPAPTSGTGDRSSGAPHISADFVRAPQSDDTILLTAVRRPADDTGK, encoded by the coding sequence ATGGACCTTCTCGACCTGCTGAAACTCATGTTTCGGCGATGGTATGTCACGACACCGGTCGTGGTCCTGACCCTCGCGGCTGCATTCACCCTCAGCGTCGTGATCCAACCCGAATACAAAACCTCGGCCGCGGTCCTGCTCGTCCCACCGACGACCAGCCCCGCCGCGCCCGCACCGAACGCCAGCCCCCAGCCGGGTAACCCGTGGCTGCGGGTCGGCGAGAACGCGATGGCCCAGGCGGTCCAGATCTCGATCTCCGCACACGAGGCCCGGGCCAAGGTCGAGGCGGCCGGCGGCAACAGCGAGTACGAGGTCGGGCTGGTCAACCGCAGTCCCATCCTGACCATCGACGTGACCGCCGCCAGCCACGGCGAGGCGCTGGCCACGGTCACCGCGGTGACCAAGCTGGTCGGCGACGAGGTCGCCGGCAAGCAGGCCGAGTACAAGCCCAAGGCCGGCGAGCAGATCACCACCCAGGTGCTCGACCCGGGCCTGAACATCGTCCAGTCCCGGTCCAACGTGCTCCGCGCCCAGATCGTGGTGATCGCGATCGGCCTCCTGCTCGCCGCCGCGGCGGCCGTCGGTTACGACGCGATCGTCCGCCGCCGGGAGCGCGCCCGGCGCGACGACCGGCACGGTACGCGCCCGTCGATGGCCTGGAACGCCGGGCAGGCGACGGTCGGCGGCGCCCGACGGCCGATCCCCGGGCCGAAGGGCAGCATGGACTCCAGCGACGCCACGCAGGTGGTGGGCAACCTCGGCGCCCCGGCGCCGACCTCCGGCACCGGTGACCGGTCCAGCGGCGCGCCGCACATCTCGGCGGACTTCGTCCGCGCACCGCAGTCCGACGACACCATCCTGCTCACAGCGGTCCGCCGTCCCGCCGACGACACGGGCAAATAA
- a CDS encoding glycosyltransferase family 4 protein, with product MANPRPHVVIVVVNLPVERDRRVIRECLALEAAGYRVTVICPRGPGRLTHLPGSASTAIRSFPQPLAGSGVLSFAAEFAWALIAVTTRLLGIMLRERVDAVQACNPPDVFWPVALLMRALGRPFVFDHHDLSPELYECKPGSPRPAVLRVLRLFEKLSWRCASAVVSTNESYRELAISRGGCDPERVVVVRNGPTVAEVGPAATDPATGAPDRHTIVYLGVINPQDHVDAAVLAAERLVGLRGTEDWRMVVAGDGDSLPELRQLVSQRGISDVVRFTGWLEADEVDALLRSASIAIQPDPPTRMAELSTMAKTVEYVARGLPVVAVDLLETRRTAEGAATYVPTGSPDELAKALDQLLGDDSARAAMSVVARRRFTEQLAWDHQAKAYIRLWDRLLRRNPASYNSVSPKIGTDAARQTGPQHGTKEAVP from the coding sequence ATGGCCAACCCACGTCCACATGTCGTCATCGTGGTGGTCAACCTGCCCGTGGAACGGGACCGCCGAGTGATCCGGGAGTGCCTGGCGCTGGAAGCCGCCGGTTACCGGGTCACCGTGATCTGCCCACGCGGCCCAGGGCGGTTGACCCATTTACCCGGATCCGCGAGCACCGCGATCCGGTCCTTCCCCCAACCGCTGGCCGGTTCCGGGGTGCTCTCCTTCGCCGCCGAGTTCGCCTGGGCCCTGATCGCGGTCACCACCCGACTGCTCGGGATCATGCTGCGCGAGCGGGTTGACGCCGTGCAGGCGTGCAACCCGCCGGACGTGTTCTGGCCGGTCGCCCTCCTGATGCGGGCCCTCGGCCGGCCGTTCGTCTTCGACCACCACGACCTGAGCCCCGAGTTGTACGAGTGCAAGCCGGGCTCGCCCCGGCCGGCCGTGCTGCGGGTCCTGCGACTGTTCGAGAAGCTCTCCTGGCGCTGCGCCTCGGCCGTGGTCTCGACCAACGAGTCGTACCGGGAACTCGCGATCAGCCGGGGCGGGTGCGATCCGGAGCGGGTGGTGGTGGTCCGCAATGGACCCACCGTGGCCGAGGTCGGACCGGCCGCCACGGATCCGGCGACCGGCGCGCCGGACCGGCACACCATCGTCTACCTCGGCGTCATCAACCCGCAGGATCACGTTGACGCGGCGGTGCTGGCCGCCGAGCGACTGGTCGGACTGCGCGGCACCGAGGACTGGCGGATGGTGGTGGCCGGCGACGGCGACAGCCTCCCCGAACTGCGCCAGCTGGTCAGCCAACGCGGTATCTCCGATGTGGTCCGGTTCACCGGATGGCTGGAGGCCGACGAGGTCGACGCACTACTGCGGTCGGCTTCGATCGCCATTCAGCCGGACCCACCCACCCGAATGGCTGAATTGTCGACGATGGCGAAAACCGTGGAATACGTCGCCCGCGGCCTTCCGGTGGTCGCGGTGGACCTGCTGGAGACGCGGCGCACCGCCGAGGGCGCGGCCACCTACGTGCCCACGGGCTCCCCCGACGAGCTCGCCAAGGCCCTTGACCAGCTACTCGGCGACGACTCGGCCCGCGCCGCGATGAGCGTGGTTGCCCGGCGTCGGTTCACCGAGCAGCTAGCCTGGGACCATCAGGCGAAGGCGTACATCCGGCTCTGGGATCGGTTGCTTCGGCGCAACCCGGCGAGTTACAACTCGGTTTCACCCAAAATCGGGACGGATGCCGCACGCCAGACCGGGCCCCAACATGGTACGAAAGAGGCGGTCCCGTGA